A single region of the Changchengzhania lutea genome encodes:
- a CDS encoding anti-sigma factor: protein MDIKAYIESGILELYVAGALSDEENEQVYQLMQQHPEILQEVLEIEAAVVKLTASTSRRNIETLLQKVKITLGFNTDEAKVISIVKPKYNWITYTGWAASVILAAGLLWTVSENNTLKSDIQTAETQENLLETQIENSKHSLAEANTLISVLRDDSIIEIPLGGQGEFSSAYAKVYWDKASNRIFLDAQGLPEPPRGKVYQVWSLTLNPLTPTSLGTIDDFITDDNKIFEIKNPNSSEAFGITLEPAGGSDAPTMEQLYTLGAVNAS, encoded by the coding sequence ATGGATATTAAAGCATACATAGAATCTGGAATTTTAGAACTTTACGTGGCTGGCGCACTTTCTGATGAGGAAAACGAACAGGTCTATCAGCTTATGCAACAGCATCCTGAAATATTACAAGAAGTGCTTGAAATTGAAGCAGCAGTGGTTAAACTTACAGCCTCAACATCAAGACGAAATATCGAAACTTTACTTCAAAAAGTCAAAATAACATTAGGTTTTAATACCGATGAAGCCAAAGTAATTTCTATTGTAAAACCAAAATACAATTGGATCACGTATACAGGTTGGGCAGCCTCAGTTATTTTAGCGGCAGGTTTATTATGGACGGTAAGTGAAAACAACACGTTAAAATCTGATATTCAAACCGCGGAAACCCAAGAAAACTTATTAGAAACGCAAATTGAAAATTCAAAACATAGTTTAGCTGAAGCCAACACCCTGATTTCTGTTTTGCGAGATGATTCTATTATCGAAATTCCATTAGGTGGCCAAGGCGAATTCTCTAGCGCTTATGCAAAAGTATACTGGGACAAGGCGTCCAATCGTATTTTTCTAGATGCGCAAGGGCTTCCAGAACCACCACGCGGAAAAGTTTATCAAGTGTGGTCTTTGACACTTAATCCACTTACTCCTACAAGTTTGGGAACTATTGACGATTTTATTACCGATGACAATAAAATATTTGAAATAAAAAACCCGAACAGTAGTGAAGCCTTTGGTATTACTTTAGAACCAGCAGGTGGAAGCGACGCACCAACCATGGAGCAACTTTATACTTTGGGTGCTGTGAATGCCAGTTGA
- a CDS encoding TolC family protein, with amino-acid sequence MRLFLIAITILISACATAQDSKSVMTLSEYLGYVKRFHPIVKQANLIINESEANLMKARGAFDPKLEVDYDRKKFKNSEYYDKLNTSFKIPTWYGVELKGNFEEHTGDFLNPEDTVPLDGLYSVGVSVSVARGLLINKRMAMLKQAKLFINQVEADRQLLVNNILYEATISYLNWLQAYNEKRVFEDFLANAEMRFRGIKKSYEVGERPAIDTLEARITLNNRKFNLEKSRIKFIKAALESSNYLWLGDNIPIEINEGSVPNTHTFETIDTILNTSSLDVENVDLATHPKLLSLDYKFQGLTIEKRLKLNNLLPKIDLQYNFLSESPDIARSFNTASYKSGLNISFPLFLRKERGDLKLARLKMQDVQFEIQSTRVTLRNKIKAIRQELESFILQNDFTNIIVDDYNTLLAAEERKFFLGESSLFLVNTRESKLIDAKLKAISVQNEFLKAKASLFNVLAVSNAEMN; translated from the coding sequence ATGAGACTCTTTTTAATAGCTATTACCATACTAATTAGCGCCTGTGCAACAGCTCAAGATTCCAAATCTGTAATGACATTATCAGAATACCTAGGTTATGTTAAAAGGTTTCACCCAATTGTAAAACAAGCCAATTTAATCATAAATGAAAGCGAGGCAAATCTTATGAAAGCCCGTGGTGCATTCGACCCGAAACTGGAAGTCGATTACGATAGAAAAAAGTTTAAAAATTCGGAGTATTACGATAAGTTAAATACATCATTTAAAATACCAACTTGGTATGGCGTGGAGCTCAAAGGAAATTTTGAAGAGCATACAGGTGACTTCTTAAATCCCGAAGATACAGTGCCGTTAGATGGGCTGTACAGCGTTGGTGTTTCTGTATCTGTGGCTCGAGGTCTGCTTATCAACAAGCGTATGGCTATGTTAAAGCAGGCAAAATTATTTATAAATCAAGTTGAAGCAGACAGACAACTATTGGTAAATAATATTTTATACGAAGCGACCATTAGTTATTTGAATTGGCTTCAAGCCTATAATGAAAAACGCGTTTTTGAAGATTTTTTGGCTAATGCTGAAATGAGATTTAGAGGTATAAAAAAGAGTTATGAAGTAGGTGAAAGACCTGCTATTGACACCTTAGAAGCCCGTATAACACTGAATAACAGAAAATTTAATCTAGAAAAATCAAGAATTAAATTCATCAAGGCTGCCTTAGAGTCGTCTAATTATCTTTGGCTAGGCGATAATATTCCTATTGAAATTAATGAGGGCTCCGTACCTAATACACATACATTTGAAACTATCGATACCATTTTGAACACATCATCATTAGATGTTGAGAATGTAGATTTGGCAACACATCCTAAATTATTATCGTTAGATTATAAATTTCAAGGGTTAACCATCGAGAAAAGACTGAAACTCAACAACCTGCTCCCAAAAATCGATTTACAATATAATTTTTTATCAGAATCTCCAGATATAGCACGATCATTTAACACAGCATCCTATAAAAGCGGTCTAAATATTAGCTTTCCTCTATTTCTGAGAAAAGAACGTGGCGATTTAAAATTGGCCAGACTAAAAATGCAAGACGTCCAATTTGAAATTCAATCAACACGGGTAACCCTAAGAAACAAAATAAAGGCTATTCGTCAAGAGCTTGAATCCTTCATTCTGCAAAATGATTTTACAAATATTATTGTTGATGATTACAATACCTTATTAGCTGCAGAAGAACGAAAATTTTTTTTAGGTGAAAGCTCATTATTTCTTGTAAACACTAGAGAGTCTAAGCTGATAGATGCCAAATTAAAGGCCATATCCGTACAAAATGAATTTCTGAAAGCCAAGGCAAGCTTATTTAATGTATTAGCAGTTTCAAACGCGGAGATGAATTAA
- the hemN gene encoding oxygen-independent coproporphyrinogen III oxidase: MSKLLVNKYNVAGPRYTSYPTVPYWNQESFSSKKWQQVVSQSFSESNSKEGLSIYIHLPFCESMCTFCGCNKRITKRHDVEHPYINAVLKEWALYLDLFDEKPVIKEIHLGGGTPTFFSPEHLQLLINGILRSSILAKDYQFSFEGHPNNTTKEHLQALYDVGFRRVCYGVQDYNLTVQKAINRIQPFENVKRATQTAREIGYTSVGHDIIFGLPFQTLEHVKETISRTQELLPDRLAFYNYAHVPWIKGNGQRGFTDSDLPSVSLKKEQYELGKQWLTNIGYTEIGMDHFALPTDALYQSMVSGSLHRNFMGYTPLKTQVMIGLGVSSISDSWYGFSQNVKGLESYYNLLKDKILPISKGHILNEEDQIIRTHILNLMCQFKTSWTTNDLYFENLPQVLASLQEMEKDGLLNIKTNTIEVTKKGRPFVRNICMAFDMLLQRNKPKTQLFSMTV, encoded by the coding sequence ATGTCAAAATTATTGGTGAATAAATATAATGTTGCAGGACCTCGATACACGAGTTATCCTACCGTTCCTTATTGGAATCAAGAATCGTTTTCTTCAAAAAAATGGCAGCAGGTGGTAAGCCAATCGTTTTCTGAAAGTAATTCTAAAGAAGGTCTTAGTATTTATATTCACCTTCCATTTTGTGAAAGTATGTGCACGTTTTGTGGTTGCAACAAGCGAATTACCAAACGTCATGATGTAGAGCATCCATATATTAATGCGGTTTTAAAAGAATGGGCATTGTATTTAGATTTATTTGATGAAAAACCAGTGATTAAGGAAATTCATTTGGGTGGAGGGACGCCTACATTTTTTAGTCCAGAACATTTACAGTTGTTAATCAACGGTATTTTAAGGTCATCTATTCTCGCTAAAGATTATCAATTTAGTTTTGAAGGTCATCCAAATAATACAACGAAAGAACATTTGCAAGCCTTGTATGATGTTGGATTTAGACGGGTCTGCTATGGTGTCCAGGATTATAATCTTACGGTACAAAAAGCCATTAATAGGATACAGCCATTTGAAAATGTAAAAAGGGCTACGCAAACCGCACGGGAGATTGGATATACTTCTGTAGGACATGATATTATTTTCGGACTGCCCTTCCAAACTTTAGAGCACGTTAAAGAAACCATTTCGAGAACCCAAGAATTGCTGCCCGATAGATTGGCATTTTATAATTATGCCCATGTACCTTGGATTAAAGGTAACGGACAGCGCGGGTTTACAGACTCCGATTTGCCATCAGTATCCCTTAAAAAAGAACAGTATGAGTTAGGTAAACAATGGTTAACCAATATTGGCTATACAGAAATAGGAATGGACCACTTTGCCTTACCAACAGATGCTTTATATCAATCTATGGTGTCTGGCAGTTTGCACCGAAATTTTATGGGATACACACCACTTAAGACACAAGTCATGATTGGTTTGGGGGTGTCTTCAATTAGTGATAGTTGGTACGGTTTTTCTCAAAATGTTAAGGGCTTAGAAAGCTATTACAATTTATTAAAGGACAAGATTCTACCCATTTCTAAGGGTCATATTTTAAATGAAGAAGACCAAATTATCAGAACCCACATTCTTAATTTAATGTGTCAATTTAAAACCTCTTGGACAACAAATGATTTATATTTTGAAAACTTACCTCAGGTACTAGCTAGCTTGCAAGAAATGGAGAAAGATGGATTACTAAATATAAAGACTAATACTATCGAAGTCACCAAAAAAGGACGTCCTTTTGTTAGAAATATATGTATGGCTTTTGATATGTTATTGCAACGAAATAAGCCTAAAACACAGCTATTTTCAATGACTGTTTAG
- a CDS encoding RNA polymerase sigma factor, with product MELEALVEKFKHKDEKAFETLYGMYHKSMHGVIYNIVRDYDIAEEVMQDVFIKAWHNANSYSSEKGRFFTWILNIARNAAIDKTRSKNFKNSKQNLNVDFFVDILETNDSLDDATDAIGIEKFVKKLAKKCIEVIELLYFKGYTQSEASETLKMPIGTIKTRNRNCIKDLRTMVLN from the coding sequence ATGGAATTAGAAGCCCTAGTTGAAAAATTTAAACATAAAGACGAGAAGGCTTTTGAAACGCTTTATGGTATGTACCATAAAAGTATGCATGGTGTTATTTACAATATTGTAAGAGATTATGATATTGCAGAAGAGGTGATGCAGGATGTCTTTATTAAAGCATGGCATAATGCCAATAGTTACTCCAGTGAAAAAGGTCGTTTTTTTACTTGGATTTTAAATATTGCGCGCAATGCTGCCATAGATAAAACACGCTCTAAAAATTTCAAGAACTCCAAACAAAACCTCAATGTTGATTTTTTCGTAGATATCCTAGAAACCAATGACAGTTTAGATGACGCCACAGATGCTATTGGTATTGAAAAATTTGTGAAAAAACTTGCCAAAAAATGTATTGAAGTTATTGAGCTTTTATATTTCAAGGGATACACGCAAAGTGAAGCATCTGAAACGCTCAAGATGCCCATTGGTACTATTAAAACAAGAAACAGAAACTGCATTAAGGATTTAAGAACCATGGTATTGAATTAA
- a CDS encoding universal stress protein encodes MKRIIVPIDFSEHSEYALKTAAALAKRYHAELLVLHMLEMSDILLNASDGLQNEKTNFFLKLAEEKFKGFLNKPYLKDLKIIPIIKHFKVFSEVNDVAIKNDADLIVMGSHGAHGVKEFFVGSNTERVVRYADIPVLVVKNNINNVSFDVVVFASDFAEESITSYLNATKMFEAMGSKVYLVHVNLPNDRFQNSQEIERRVVNFFTKADGNLDRMEAVHYVSDYTVEDGILNFSMKVGADLIAIPTHGKKGLAHFFEGSVGEDVANHANLPVMTFKI; translated from the coding sequence ATGAAAAGGATAATTGTACCCATTGATTTCTCTGAACATTCAGAATACGCTTTAAAAACAGCAGCGGCACTAGCAAAACGATACCATGCTGAACTGTTGGTGTTACATATGCTTGAAATGTCTGATATATTGCTAAATGCATCAGACGGACTTCAAAATGAAAAGACTAATTTTTTTCTCAAATTGGCAGAGGAAAAGTTTAAAGGATTTTTAAATAAACCATATTTAAAAGATCTGAAGATAATACCAATAATTAAGCATTTCAAGGTGTTTAGTGAGGTTAATGACGTGGCTATAAAAAATGATGCCGATTTAATAGTTATGGGGTCTCATGGCGCACATGGCGTGAAAGAATTTTTTGTTGGCTCAAATACAGAGCGCGTTGTTAGATATGCAGACATTCCTGTATTGGTGGTTAAAAATAACATTAATAATGTAAGTTTTGATGTAGTCGTATTCGCTTCAGATTTTGCAGAAGAAAGTATTACGTCTTATTTAAACGCTACTAAAATGTTTGAGGCTATGGGCTCTAAAGTCTATTTGGTTCATGTGAATTTACCAAATGATCGTTTTCAAAATTCCCAAGAAATTGAAAGACGCGTGGTTAATTTTTTCACTAAGGCTGATGGTAATCTAGACAGAATGGAAGCTGTTCATTATGTATCTGATTATACTGTTGAAGATGGAATTCTTAATTTTTCAATGAAGGTTGGAGCCGATTTAATCGCGATCCCGACCCATGGGAAAAAAGGATTAGCACATTTTTTTGAAGGCAGTGTGGGTGAAGATGTTGCAAATCATGCAAATTTACCGGTTATGACGTTTAAAATTTAA
- a CDS encoding HlyD family secretion protein, whose translation MLNISHNSLNKKVTLKGYKSGSKIFDKDYYKLFNKFLLLAAILGIIVLFLPWTQNITGQGLVTTLKLDQRPQTIQSQIPGRIEEWFVQEGDFVKAGDTILRISEVKSDYFDDKLVERTGNQIEAKSSSVTAYQGKVSALNRQVSALKNEQSLKLQQTQNKFLQSRLKVKSDSIDFEAAKTNTIIAERQFDRIKMLQEEGLKAVRDVEEKRLKLQETQAKLISQENKYLASQNELINAEIELSRIKAEYADKISKSQSDMYTAQSGQFDATAQVTKLENDYTNYKKRNSLLFVTAPQSGYINKAIRGGIGGTFKEGERLVGIMPSQYDLAVETFVKPIDLPLLHINEKVRVQFDGWPAIVFSGWPNVSYGTYGAKVVAIENFISDNGKYRVLLAPDETDHSWPKAIRVGSGSRTIALLEDVPIWFELWRQINSFPPNYYQPETKDSALNKDKK comes from the coding sequence ATGCTTAATATATCTCACAATAGTTTGAATAAAAAAGTAACACTTAAGGGTTACAAGTCTGGTTCTAAAATTTTTGATAAGGACTATTATAAGCTGTTCAATAAATTTTTGTTGCTCGCTGCTATCCTTGGTATAATCGTTCTCTTTTTACCTTGGACCCAGAACATTACCGGTCAAGGTTTAGTGACTACGCTTAAGCTAGACCAGCGGCCTCAGACCATTCAATCTCAAATACCTGGACGGATTGAAGAATGGTTTGTACAAGAAGGCGATTTTGTAAAAGCCGGCGATACTATTTTAAGAATTTCTGAAGTAAAAAGTGATTATTTTGATGATAAACTTGTAGAGCGAACGGGGAATCAAATTGAAGCAAAATCTTCCTCAGTTACAGCCTATCAGGGTAAAGTTAGTGCTTTAAACAGACAGGTTTCTGCTTTAAAAAATGAGCAAAGCTTAAAACTTCAGCAAACCCAAAACAAATTCCTTCAATCTCGATTAAAAGTAAAGAGTGATAGTATTGATTTTGAAGCAGCGAAAACAAATACCATCATTGCTGAGCGACAATTCGACCGTATAAAAATGTTACAAGAAGAAGGTTTAAAGGCCGTTAGGGATGTAGAAGAAAAACGTTTAAAATTACAAGAAACCCAGGCCAAATTAATTTCTCAAGAAAATAAATACCTAGCAAGTCAAAATGAACTCATCAATGCTGAAATTGAATTGTCCCGTATTAAAGCTGAATATGCTGATAAAATCTCAAAATCCCAAAGCGACATGTACACCGCACAATCGGGACAGTTTGATGCTACTGCACAAGTAACCAAATTAGAGAATGATTACACGAATTATAAAAAAAGAAATAGTTTACTTTTTGTTACAGCTCCGCAAAGCGGCTATATCAATAAAGCGATTCGTGGCGGTATAGGGGGCACCTTTAAAGAGGGTGAACGACTGGTTGGCATCATGCCCTCACAATACGATTTAGCTGTAGAAACATTTGTAAAACCTATTGATTTACCGTTACTCCACATTAATGAAAAGGTACGCGTCCAATTTGATGGTTGGCCTGCCATCGTTTTTAGCGGATGGCCCAATGTGTCTTACGGAACCTACGGCGCTAAAGTAGTTGCCATCGAAAATTTTATTAGCGACAATGGCAAATACCGCGTGCTTTTAGCACCAGATGAAACAGACCACTCATGGCCAAAAGCTATAAGGGTAGGTTCTGGCTCTAGAACTATTGCGCTGCTTGAAGATGTGCCCATATGGTTTGAATTATGGCGACAAATCAACAGTTTTCCTCCAAATTATTATCAACCTGAAACAAAAGATTCAGCTTTAAATAAAGATAAAAAATGA
- a CDS encoding peptidase domain-containing ABC transporter: MEQPKLSPWRRFIGLLQLEKRDILQIFYYAIFSGIVSLSLPLGIQAIINLIQGAQISTSWIVLVILVTLGVAFAGALQLMQLRIIETIQQRIFVRSSFELSYRFPKIKMIELRNYYPPELANRFFDTLTIQKGLSKILIDVPTAVLQILFALLLLSFYHPFFIIFGILLLVLIFIVFKFTAKRGLETSLQESKNKYKVAHWIQEIARTVISFKLSGSTNLALEKNDELVNEYLKSRESHFKILVIQFIQMISFKVIVTASLLLIGGVLVLNQEMNIGQFVAAEIIILIVIASVEKLIVGLEAFYDVLTSIEKIGQIVDKDLEDQDGEEPVFNNDIHIELNEVHYKVSNREKPILSNISLALNAKSRILVTGESGSGKSSLLRLISGINQPTSGHIYVNNLSISSLNLNHYRAQLGLSLTEETPFEGSIKENLTFGNANITDTEIYEVFEKVGLLDFIKEQPKGLKTILYPDGKQMSHTVSKKLVLARAILKKPKLLILEDALDRFNPKETNAIIDYLTHKDRPWALIVVSGNDTWTNRCTEIISLDKGEIKKRTHA; this comes from the coding sequence ATGGAACAACCAAAACTTTCACCGTGGCGACGCTTTATTGGCTTGTTACAATTAGAAAAACGTGATATCCTTCAAATATTCTACTATGCGATTTTTTCGGGGATTGTATCCCTGTCTTTACCGCTTGGTATCCAGGCTATAATCAACTTGATACAAGGCGCGCAGATCTCCACATCGTGGATTGTACTTGTTATTTTAGTCACCTTAGGTGTTGCTTTTGCTGGAGCCTTACAACTTATGCAATTGCGCATTATAGAAACTATCCAACAGCGCATATTTGTACGGTCATCATTTGAATTGAGTTATCGGTTTCCAAAAATAAAAATGATAGAATTACGTAATTATTATCCACCGGAATTAGCAAATCGCTTTTTCGATACGTTAACCATTCAAAAAGGCTTGTCTAAAATATTAATTGATGTGCCCACCGCAGTTTTACAAATTTTGTTTGCATTGCTATTGCTATCGTTTTACCATCCCTTTTTTATAATTTTCGGTATTCTACTATTAGTCCTTATTTTTATTGTATTCAAATTCACGGCTAAACGCGGTCTTGAAACCAGCTTACAAGAGTCCAAAAACAAATACAAAGTGGCCCACTGGATTCAAGAAATTGCCCGTACCGTAATTAGTTTTAAACTTTCCGGGAGCACCAATTTGGCTTTGGAAAAGAATGATGAGTTAGTCAATGAATATTTAAAATCCCGAGAAAGTCATTTTAAGATTTTAGTTATTCAATTCATTCAAATGATAAGCTTTAAGGTTATTGTTACGGCAAGTCTGCTATTAATTGGTGGGGTTCTTGTTTTAAATCAAGAAATGAATATCGGACAATTTGTAGCGGCGGAAATTATCATTCTTATCGTTATTGCTTCGGTAGAAAAACTCATTGTTGGACTAGAAGCTTTTTATGATGTATTAACTTCCATTGAGAAAATTGGCCAAATTGTGGATAAGGATTTAGAAGATCAAGATGGTGAGGAACCAGTCTTTAACAATGACATTCATATCGAACTAAATGAGGTACATTACAAAGTTTCCAACAGAGAAAAACCCATTCTTAGCAATATATCATTAGCATTAAATGCTAAAAGCCGCATATTGGTTACAGGTGAAAGTGGTTCTGGAAAATCATCTTTATTACGGCTTATATCAGGCATTAATCAACCTACTTCTGGGCATATATATGTCAATAATTTATCCATTAGCAGTTTGAATTTAAACCATTATAGAGCACAATTAGGATTATCGCTCACAGAGGAAACGCCTTTTGAGGGATCGATTAAAGAAAATTTGACTTTTGGAAATGCTAACATCACAGATACAGAAATCTATGAGGTTTTCGAAAAAGTAGGTCTGTTGGATTTTATTAAGGAGCAGCCCAAAGGCTTAAAGACCATACTGTATCCTGATGGCAAGCAAATGTCGCATACCGTTTCTAAAAAATTAGTACTCGCAAGAGCCATTCTAAAAAAGCCTAAACTGCTCATTCTAGAGGACGCATTGGATCGTTTTAACCCAAAAGAAACCAATGCCATTATAGATTATCTCACGCATAAAGATAGGCCTTGGGCTTTGATAGTTGTCAGTGGTAATGACACTTGGACGAATAGATGTACAGAGATTATTAGTTTAGATAAGGGTGAAATTAAAAAAAGGACACATGCTTAA
- a CDS encoding tetratricopeptide repeat protein, whose protein sequence is MNLKYIMMIGVLALAFSCTTSPKQITSSKDYMAYLEPTDNMHLNMAQEEVDFWHQKLKDNPNQFPYLAKLGSAYATLFAITGKIEHLKQAENAYLKVNGITNYENSSYLKALATNYISQHKFKEALSLLKKAESNGDKLEDTQKMLFDVYLELGNYELAKDYLNRFQDTNDFDYLIRLSKWSDHRGDLETAIKFMEQATTIAESSNLPGLKLWAYTNLADFYGHAGHIETSYAYFLKALELDPNDAYAKKGIAWIVYSHEKNPDEALRILNTVTETFFAPDYYLLKAEIAEYKEDQHKKSEHLNLYLKEMEDMSYGDMYNAYNVMLLAEDNLNSKKAITLAATEIENRPTPRSYDLMAWAYYKNGHVDMALDIVESHVANQTFEPEALYHIAEIYKANGKNKKAKNLKKELLESSFELGPLMAKNIKNI, encoded by the coding sequence ATGAACTTGAAATATATTATGATGATTGGTGTGCTTGCCCTAGCGTTTAGTTGCACAACATCTCCAAAGCAAATCACCAGTAGTAAGGACTATATGGCTTACCTGGAACCTACTGATAATATGCACCTAAACATGGCGCAAGAAGAAGTGGATTTCTGGCATCAGAAACTTAAGGACAACCCCAACCAATTTCCTTATTTGGCTAAATTAGGCAGTGCTTACGCTACGCTATTTGCCATTACAGGAAAAATAGAACATTTAAAGCAAGCTGAAAACGCTTACCTAAAAGTCAATGGCATAACCAATTATGAAAATTCTTCATATTTAAAAGCACTTGCTACAAACTATATTTCACAACATAAATTTAAAGAAGCATTAAGCCTTTTGAAAAAAGCTGAATCTAACGGTGATAAACTTGAGGATACTCAAAAAATGCTTTTTGACGTCTACCTAGAATTAGGGAATTACGAATTGGCTAAAGACTATTTAAACCGTTTTCAAGACACAAACGATTTTGATTACCTCATACGTCTCTCAAAATGGTCAGATCATAGAGGCGATTTAGAGACCGCTATAAAATTTATGGAGCAAGCAACTACTATTGCTGAATCTTCTAATTTGCCCGGATTAAAATTATGGGCGTATACAAATTTGGCCGATTTTTATGGACACGCTGGACATATTGAGACCTCCTACGCTTATTTCCTAAAAGCATTGGAATTAGATCCAAATGATGCCTATGCGAAAAAAGGAATTGCTTGGATTGTTTATTCACATGAAAAAAATCCAGATGAAGCTCTACGTATTTTAAACACAGTTACAGAAACTTTTTTTGCCCCAGATTATTATTTATTAAAAGCGGAGATTGCCGAGTATAAGGAAGACCAACATAAGAAGTCAGAACATTTAAATTTATACCTTAAAGAAATGGAAGATATGTCTTATGGCGATATGTATAATGCCTATAATGTGATGCTCCTTGCCGAAGATAATTTGAATTCTAAGAAGGCTATCACATTAGCAGCAACAGAAATAGAAAATAGACCCACACCACGATCTTATGATTTAATGGCATGGGCATATTATAAAAACGGTCATGTAGATATGGCATTGGATATTGTAGAATCTCACGTTGCCAATCAGACATTTGAACCCGAAGCATTATATCATATTGCTGAAATATATAAAGCAAATGGTAAAAACAAAAAAGCGAAAAATCTAAAAAAAGAATTATTGGAGAGTAGTTTTGAGTTAGGTCCTCTTATGGCTAAAAACATTAAAAATATTTAA
- a CDS encoding superoxide dismutase family protein — protein MKKSSILLVIFAMSILACKSDKKEQKAVETEGEKVEVAMQTPKKVKMALTAKSGSSVSGNVVFTEEDGTVSMTAIMSGLEVGEHAIHIHESSDCSSEDGSSAGGHWNPTAKPHGKWGASEGYHKGDIGNFTADANGNGTISMSTDEWCIGCADDTKNILGKGIIVHAGADDFTSQPSGAAGARVSCAGIIE, from the coding sequence ATGAAAAAAAGTAGTATTCTCCTAGTGATATTTGCAATGAGTATCCTAGCTTGTAAAAGTGATAAAAAAGAACAAAAAGCAGTTGAAACTGAAGGTGAAAAAGTAGAAGTTGCCATGCAAACGCCTAAAAAAGTAAAAATGGCATTGACGGCAAAAAGCGGCAGTTCTGTAAGTGGAAATGTGGTTTTTACGGAAGAAGATGGCACCGTAAGCATGACCGCTATTATGAGTGGATTGGAGGTAGGAGAACATGCCATCCATATTCATGAATCATCAGATTGTTCTTCGGAAGATGGAAGTTCTGCTGGTGGTCATTGGAACCCTACAGCGAAACCACATGGCAAATGGGGCGCGTCAGAAGGCTATCATAAAGGAGATATAGGTAATTTTACTGCCGATGCCAACGGTAATGGTACCATATCTATGTCTACAGACGAATGGTGTATTGGTTGTGCTGATGATACTAAGAACATCTTAGGAAAAGGCATCATAGTACACGCTGGGGCTGATGATTTCACCTCGCAACCCTCTGGTGCTGCTGGTGCACGGGTAAGTTGTGCCGGTATTATTGAATAA